The Enterococcus sp. 7F3_DIV0205 genome has a window encoding:
- a CDS encoding 50S ribosomal protein L25/general stress protein Ctc: protein MSVSLEVKERAVRPRSLRNQLRHTGQVPAVVYGFEMESTPVSVDEKELTKVLRDNGVNAVITMNVGGKKINTLMYKAQLDTFTSKIKHVEFLAVNMKEATEVEAEIVLVGESEGVKVGGELTQNLYNVLVSATPDKLPERVEVDITKLAIGDAITVADLPKNKDYDIITDGEEQIVAVTEAKSATEESTEEATEPTVIGEKPE, encoded by the coding sequence ATGTCAGTATCATTAGAAGTTAAAGAAAGAGCTGTCCGTCCACGTTCACTAAGAAATCAACTACGTCACACTGGTCAAGTTCCTGCCGTTGTTTATGGGTTTGAAATGGAAAGCACTCCAGTTTCCGTTGATGAAAAAGAATTAACAAAAGTTTTGCGCGATAATGGTGTTAATGCTGTTATTACAATGAATGTTGGTGGTAAAAAAATCAACACATTGATGTATAAAGCGCAATTAGATACGTTTACAAGTAAAATCAAACACGTTGAATTTTTAGCTGTAAACATGAAAGAAGCAACAGAAGTAGAAGCTGAAATCGTTCTTGTTGGTGAATCTGAAGGTGTTAAAGTTGGCGGGGAGTTAACGCAAAACTTATACAATGTTTTAGTTTCAGCTACACCAGATAAATTACCTGAGCGTGTAGAAGTTGACATTACTAAACTTGCGATTGGTGACGCGATTACTGTCGCTGATTTACCAAAAAATAAAGATTATGATATCATTACTGATGGCGAAGAACAAATCGTAGCCGTTACAGAAGCTAAATCAGCAACTGAAGAAAGCACAGAAGAAGCAACAGAACCTACAGTAATTGGTGAAAAACCAGAATAA